The following proteins are co-located in the Solanum pennellii chromosome 1, SPENNV200 genome:
- the LOC107021210 gene encoding uncharacterized protein LOC107021210, with protein MVKDMRSRMSLFLAGLGRASSKGGRASMLIEDMDISRLMVYVKQVEEEKLRDRSQGSVAEAGSWAPTCAKCGRNYPGKYRDGQAVCFKCGQEGHFMREYPKNKQGGGNLGNRAQSSSVDPPDKAAPRGATSSTWGGANRLYPITSRQSVLIVKEFTKVFFDDLPGVPPESEIDFSIDIIPEFVLFLLRHTELHQ; from the exons ATGGTTAAGGACATGAGGAGTAGGATGAGCTTGTTTCTTGCTGGATTGGGTCGTGCTTCAAGCAAAGGGGGCCGGGCTTCAATGCTTATTGAGGACATGGACATTTCGAGGTTAATGGTCTATGTGAAacaagttgaagaagagaagtTGAGAGACAGA tcccaaggtagtgtggcaGAAGCAGGAAGTTGGGCTCCTACATGTGCTAAGTGCGGTAGAAACTACCCCGGTAAATATCGTGATGGCCAGGCAGTttgcttcaagtgtggtcaagagggtcacttcatgagagagtACCCTAAGAATAAGCAAGGTGGTGGAAATCTGGGAAATAGAGctcaatcttcatcagttgATCCTCCAGACAaggctgcacctagaggagccacTTCTAGTACTTGGGGAGGGGCAAACCGTCTCTATCCAATCACTAGCCGCCAA TCAGTTCTTATAGTGAAAGAGTTCACAAAAGTGTTTTTTGatgatctacccggagtccctcctgaaAGTGAGATAGACTTCAGCATAGACATCATTCCAGAATTCGTCCTATTTCTATTACGCCATACAGAATTGCACcagtaa